The Methanosarcina acetivorans C2A genome includes the window CGACAGTAAGGGAAGAATTCTTAATTGACATGTTTCGGGCATGTAAAAGTGCAAACACCCAGATGTACGCAGATAGTAAGGCACATAAAATTCCAATTATTTGTGATGTGTAATAGAAGGGATTGTTTGAGAAGACCTGTCTTATGCCCTGTACCATGATTTGCGGGCCCATTGATGAAAAATCTACTGAAGACAGCAATTTATACGATACGACAAAGCTTATGAAACCGCTAAATATTAGTGGTACAAACCCGTAACTCACGAATTCCAGAGTCCTCTTAAATGAACCTGTTGAATGAAACAAAGATGATATTAAATACAGGATCCCAGCCAGTATAAACCATGTTAAAAATGTTCCAATCAAACCCCCAAGGACACCTCCAGCGGCACCCGCGAATATTGCTATAGAAGAAAAAGATGAGCCAGATGAGCCAAGGTCGGAAGAAAGTGATTCTCTAAACATATTCATGACAAGTAAACTTGAAGCTATTGCAAGTGCCGAGTATACAAGTAATATCAGGGCAGGATACTTAAAACTGACTTCATTTTTCGATTTCCTGCTGAAAAACGAATCCGGGTTAAATAATAGACTATTTAGATCTAGGTTATCCATATTTTTTCCACCGTTAGAAGTGTCATTCAAGAAGTGCGAGATCACTTTCATAGTTTCAATATATT containing:
- a CDS encoding YIP1 family protein → MDNLDLNSLLFNPDSFFSRKSKNEVSFKYPALILLVYSALAIASSLLVMNMFRESLSSDLGSSGSSFSSIAIFAGAAGGVLGGLIGTFLTWFILAGILYLISSLFHSTGSFKRTLEFVSYGFVPLIFSGFISFVVSYKLLSSVDFSSMGPQIMVQGIRQVFSNNPFYYTSQIIGILCALLSAYIWVFALLHARNMSIKNSSLTVGIPAGLYIVYLIYQLLFTSGSI